Proteins encoded in a region of the Stieleria neptunia genome:
- a CDS encoding four helix bundle protein, translating into MAGFEDLDVWKRAVEMSASIYLETKSLRDFGFRDQVTRAGLSIPSNIAEGMERSTVSDQCRFLDYARGSCGEVRTQVIVGMKAGFINESNGRHWQQESKELSAMIQGLIKSIRRREE; encoded by the coding sequence ATGGCTGGTTTTGAGGATTTAGATGTTTGGAAGCGCGCGGTGGAGATGAGCGCGAGTATTTATCTCGAAACGAAGTCCTTGCGAGACTTTGGTTTTCGAGACCAGGTCACACGGGCAGGACTTTCGATTCCATCGAATATCGCTGAGGGGATGGAGCGATCAACCGTGTCGGACCAATGTCGGTTTCTGGACTATGCACGTGGTTCGTGCGGAGAAGTGCGAACGCAGGTCATTGTCGGGATGAAAGCCGGGTTTATTAACGAATCCAATGGCCGCCACTGGCAACAAGAATCAAAAGAACTCTCCGCAATGATCCAAGGCCTAATCAAAAGCATCAGGAGGCGGGAAGAGTAA
- a CDS encoding ATP-binding cassette domain-containing protein, which translates to MLHVDSLTKSFPLDDGVLTAVDDVSFRISPGEVFGLLGPNGAGKTTTMRMILGLLEPDSGYAEVDGVRTAADPMAVKSRLGFVSASDGVYPWLTVREMLLYFADLYAVDATLAEQRCESLADMMDIKPLLDRRAGELSTGQRQRVTLVRGLIHDPPVMLLDEPTRGLDVVGVQTIFDYIDILRRGGKAVVVCTHRLDEAERLCDRFGLLHAGKLKYCGTLNELKEQTGQKSLVDIFVDLIRN; encoded by the coding sequence ATGCTGCATGTCGATTCGCTGACGAAGTCCTTTCCCCTCGATGATGGTGTCTTGACCGCCGTCGACGACGTTTCGTTTCGGATTTCCCCGGGAGAGGTTTTCGGGTTGTTGGGGCCCAATGGGGCCGGCAAGACGACCACGATGCGGATGATCTTGGGATTGCTGGAGCCCGATTCGGGCTATGCGGAAGTCGACGGGGTCCGCACGGCGGCCGATCCGATGGCCGTCAAAAGCCGTCTCGGTTTCGTCTCGGCCAGCGACGGGGTTTACCCCTGGTTGACGGTCCGGGAGATGCTGTTGTACTTCGCCGATCTGTACGCCGTTGATGCGACGCTGGCCGAACAACGCTGCGAAAGTTTGGCCGACATGATGGATATCAAGCCTCTGTTGGATCGACGTGCCGGTGAACTCAGCACGGGACAGCGGCAACGGGTGACGCTGGTTCGCGGGCTGATTCATGACCCGCCGGTGATGCTGCTCGATGAACCGACGCGGGGGTTGGATGTCGTCGGTGTCCAAACCATTTTTGACTACATCGATATTTTGCGTCGCGGTGGCAAAGCGGTGGTCGTGTGCACGCACCGTTTGGACGAAGCCGAACGTTTGTGTGATCGGTTCGGTTTGTTGCACGCCGGCAAACTAAAATACTGTGGCACGCTCAACGAGTTGAAGGAACAGACCGGCCAGAAATCGTTGGTGGACATCTTCGTGGACTTGATCAGGAATTAG
- a CDS encoding sugar transferase, giving the protein MNAISTTAKKPSDARPVMESVAATHPSESGSRLDAASLQKLGTSTALALGRKQAWYDLRSTLPLLISDILASSVAVTAATLVHRWNGGTPHPAFSLSVILLVVLMHRIHGLYPACGASYAQEFRGIMRTCIVVTVGVAFGLLMSSSVGAFPWLCWATLSITLFFGLAAVRPTARRFLSQFDWWTQPVVIVGNGSASRQLFDRLDRSRHEGLRPAGIVFDPTRHWDGFPATNAPERKTTESRVREQADGQFVRIDSPEGLRRSNGSPVGNGAPVRRSESCWLGPTTELESILRGTGACRLALAEQDAGQWQDYHAFHGIPHVMLPMDFSYHPTESVRLAERGSGIELHCYTALTSPHAQLAKRVIDLGLVLLTLPFWLPLMIAIGIAIKIFDPGPVFYYQDRVGRYRNPFRAIKFRSMVCDADRRLSEYLQKNPQMMKEWKRTHKLQKDPRVTKIGEFLRKTSLDELPQLFNVLVGEMSLVGPRPIIDSGDYDREYIQEYPEVFELYQMVRPGITGLWQVSGRNSTSYTQRVFMDRFYLHNWSIGLDIFILWRTVKTALLREGAC; this is encoded by the coding sequence ATGAACGCGATCAGCACAACAGCAAAGAAGCCGTCGGATGCCCGTCCGGTGATGGAGAGCGTGGCTGCGACGCACCCGTCCGAATCGGGCAGTCGTCTCGATGCTGCGTCGCTGCAGAAGCTCGGCACGTCGACGGCGTTGGCCTTGGGCAGGAAACAGGCGTGGTATGACCTGCGTTCAACCTTGCCGCTATTGATCTCTGACATCCTGGCCAGCAGTGTCGCGGTCACGGCGGCGACGCTGGTTCACCGCTGGAACGGTGGCACGCCGCATCCGGCGTTTAGTTTGAGCGTGATCCTGCTGGTCGTCTTGATGCATCGTATCCACGGATTGTATCCGGCCTGTGGTGCGAGTTACGCGCAAGAGTTTCGCGGGATCATGCGGACCTGTATCGTTGTGACGGTGGGCGTCGCATTCGGGTTGCTGATGAGTTCCAGCGTGGGCGCCTTTCCTTGGCTCTGCTGGGCCACACTGTCGATCACCTTGTTCTTTGGTCTGGCCGCGGTGCGTCCGACGGCCAGGCGATTCCTAAGCCAATTTGACTGGTGGACTCAGCCGGTCGTGATCGTCGGCAACGGTAGTGCGAGCAGACAGCTGTTTGATCGACTGGACCGATCGCGACATGAAGGGTTGCGACCGGCGGGGATCGTTTTCGACCCCACGCGACATTGGGACGGTTTTCCGGCGACGAATGCACCCGAGCGAAAAACGACGGAGTCCCGAGTGCGGGAACAAGCCGATGGTCAGTTCGTTCGAATCGATTCACCCGAGGGGCTGCGACGATCTAACGGTAGTCCAGTCGGCAACGGCGCACCGGTGCGTCGCTCGGAGAGTTGCTGGCTGGGGCCGACGACGGAATTGGAATCGATCCTTCGTGGAACCGGCGCGTGCCGGCTCGCCCTGGCCGAGCAGGACGCCGGGCAATGGCAGGACTATCACGCGTTTCACGGGATCCCGCACGTGATGCTGCCGATGGATTTTTCCTATCATCCGACCGAATCGGTGCGGTTGGCGGAGCGTGGATCGGGAATCGAACTGCATTGTTACACGGCACTGACCAGCCCCCATGCCCAGTTGGCCAAACGGGTGATCGACCTTGGCCTGGTGTTGCTGACCCTGCCGTTCTGGCTGCCACTGATGATCGCGATCGGGATCGCCATCAAAATCTTTGATCCGGGGCCAGTGTTTTACTATCAGGATCGTGTCGGCAGGTATCGCAACCCGTTTCGCGCGATCAAATTTCGCAGCATGGTCTGTGACGCGGATCGCCGGCTGAGTGAATATCTGCAGAAGAATCCACAGATGATGAAGGAGTGGAAGCGAACCCACAAATTGCAGAAAGATCCACGGGTGACGAAGATCGGCGAATTCTTGCGGAAGACCAGTTTGGACGAGTTGCCGCAACTGTTCAACGTGCTGGTCGGAGAGATGAGTCTGGTCGGGCCGCGACCGATCATCGACAGCGGCGACTACGACCGCGAATACATCCAAGAGTATCCGGAAGTCTTTGAGCTCTATCAAATGGTGCGGCCCGGAATCACCGGCCTTTGGCAAGTCTCCGGCCGAAATTCGACCAGCTACACGCAGCGAGTGTTCATGGACCGCTTCTACCTCCACAACTGGTCGATCGGTCTGGACATCTTCATCCTCTGGCGAACCGTCAAAACCGCCCTGCTCCGCGAAGGAGCGTGTTAG
- a CDS encoding helix-turn-helix domain-containing protein, which yields MSDRNNREQRILVTPHEAPRRSIPLPEPTDTNDPAPLRILSFPGDSPRDGGDGAEPPSTDDPPSTDEPHDATEPQDATASFMTLTGETETQPPSTLENCTLDTLVSEDEGDDGDSDAELLVGEPSPNKSSDADPASFADKRVALVGRFGSMSRREAANVLQSFQAVAVDLPRRSSAAASGKKRDDPSAPPADRMMLDLVVIGADQPPLSQDELLPPGVIDAAGRGELEIIHETELWQRLGLFDVGRSAQRYYTPVMLADLLGVSVRVIRRWHRRGLITPVTTLHKLQYFDYAEVATAKRLAGWISAGASPAAIERRLVDLVQVLPNIRRPLDQLSILVEGKHVLLRQGDGLVEPGGQMRFDFDALESDGASTPEVLAFEPPDQPPMLRAVSTAEHDPILMAAYQAEDEDDLETAIDLYHTILARDGARADVSFQIGELLYRMNFLIAARERYYSAIEMDPEFVEARASLGAVLAELGQLELAVAALRGALSMHDDYADVHYTLAKTLDRIGDDRQALQHWQRILQLAPDSPWAAEAKERLGV from the coding sequence GTGTCGGATCGCAACAATCGCGAGCAACGAATTCTCGTGACGCCCCACGAAGCCCCCCGACGATCGATTCCATTGCCCGAGCCGACCGACACAAACGATCCGGCCCCCCTTCGCATCCTCTCGTTCCCGGGCGACAGCCCACGCGACGGCGGGGATGGCGCCGAACCGCCCAGCACGGACGATCCCCCGAGCACGGACGAACCGCACGACGCGACCGAACCGCAAGACGCGACCGCGTCCTTCATGACGCTGACGGGGGAGACCGAAACGCAGCCCCCCAGCACGCTGGAAAACTGTACGCTGGACACTCTCGTGAGCGAGGACGAGGGCGACGATGGAGACTCGGACGCCGAGTTGTTGGTCGGTGAACCGTCCCCGAACAAGTCCAGCGACGCCGACCCGGCGAGCTTCGCGGACAAACGCGTTGCCTTGGTCGGACGATTCGGCAGCATGAGTCGACGTGAAGCGGCGAACGTGTTGCAGTCGTTCCAAGCGGTTGCCGTCGATCTGCCACGGCGTTCCTCGGCTGCGGCGAGCGGAAAAAAACGCGACGATCCGTCCGCACCGCCCGCCGACCGCATGATGCTTGACTTGGTCGTCATCGGTGCCGACCAACCGCCGCTCTCGCAGGACGAGTTGTTGCCGCCCGGCGTGATCGATGCCGCCGGCCGCGGCGAGCTTGAAATCATCCACGAAACCGAGCTCTGGCAGCGACTGGGGTTGTTCGATGTCGGGCGCTCTGCACAGCGTTATTACACACCGGTCATGCTGGCCGACCTGCTGGGCGTTTCGGTGCGCGTGATTCGGCGGTGGCACCGCCGGGGCCTGATCACCCCGGTGACGACGTTGCACAAGCTGCAATACTTCGACTACGCGGAGGTCGCGACCGCGAAGCGTCTGGCCGGGTGGATCTCCGCCGGTGCCAGCCCAGCGGCGATCGAACGTCGACTGGTCGACTTGGTCCAAGTGCTCCCCAATATCCGCCGCCCCCTCGATCAGCTTTCCATCTTGGTCGAGGGCAAGCACGTGCTGTTGCGGCAAGGCGACGGACTGGTCGAGCCGGGCGGACAGATGCGTTTCGATTTCGATGCGTTGGAAAGCGATGGGGCATCGACGCCGGAGGTGTTGGCGTTTGAACCGCCCGACCAACCGCCGATGCTGCGCGCGGTCAGTACCGCCGAACACGATCCGATCCTGATGGCCGCCTATCAAGCCGAAGACGAGGACGACCTGGAAACCGCGATCGACCTGTACCACACCATCCTGGCCCGCGACGGGGCACGCGCCGATGTCAGTTTCCAGATCGGCGAACTGCTTTATCGCATGAATTTTTTGATCGCCGCCCGCGAACGCTACTACAGCGCGATCGAAATGGATCCGGAATTCGTCGAAGCCCGTGCCAGCCTGGGCGCCGTGCTGGCCGAACTCGGGCAATTGGAACTAGCCGTCGCCGCGTTGCGTGGCGCCCTGTCGATGCACGACGACTACGCCGACGTCCACTACACGCTCGCCAAAACGCTCGATCGAATCGGCGATGACCGGCAAGCCCTGCAGCATTGGCAACGCATCCTGCAACTCGCCCCTGATAGCCCCTGGGCCGCAGAAGCGAAAGAGCGGCTGGGGGTTTAG
- a CDS encoding polysaccharide biosynthesis tyrosine autokinase has protein sequence MKRYQDEALDADDGAELNIDLLGIVRRRFHLIMLGVLVGATCATIYFVKQKPVYESSLAVLVGQLSSEMASTGVRGTSDGAVTMQDEVLSTHIELFSSPKVLQQAIDRANLNRSVGQLRGGLSISKGGQGAGASASILRATYRDGDPETAAKVLQAVFDSYQLYVDGQSHDVGAEAVELIAKAQVQNEIALQEADQAYRDFVASVPALLNVSGSGVGNLEDIHRTRLKSIEGELASVRTALASARSRRLVIADAVKGKRPEDLTDAEVMTLLTEDDMARLQTLVSIAKERKAKDDGLDIARIVANTSSTSKVNRLMGLLSQRQVMRATYGAGHPSVVALDTEIASIQKFAPQEGDEPSEEKESDFDVPPAEILAAYYAVLKSDINEFAKRETELLALSEQESKLAKEVELSFLKGTALKANLDRAQARYDEVFKRLQELNLTNDYSGFSTDLLVMPVPASLPVWPAKSKIAMMGIMGGIMLGLGLAMLAELADRTFRNPEEVESVVGAPILAHMPMLRESKLQKQAIKDSAISPMIAAFHVPRATDSETFRVVRTSVLFLAKKQSKQVFLLTSPSPSDGKSTTIANLAVSMAQAGKRVLLVDADLRRPTVAKNFGIERSPGLSDYLNHVVCFSESLHECEQINLTLCPAGSRTSAPSELLESESFGEFIAEARQSFDMIFIDSPPLLAVTDPAIITLHVDSCLLAVRIEKNNRTLVERATEILRDQCVPIDGVIVNGRDSRRRGYGYSSYNYYGKGQYGYVDGYRRYYESDEEEAVISNGRSRKRVNGEAVKMNGRGASDRLITGKR, from the coding sequence ATGAAACGTTACCAAGACGAAGCTCTGGATGCCGACGACGGCGCAGAGCTGAATATCGATTTGCTCGGCATCGTTCGCCGCCGTTTTCATCTGATCATGTTGGGCGTCTTGGTCGGTGCGACGTGCGCCACGATTTACTTTGTGAAACAAAAACCGGTTTACGAGTCGAGCTTGGCCGTCTTGGTGGGCCAGTTGTCCAGCGAGATGGCGAGCACGGGCGTGCGTGGCACATCCGATGGTGCGGTGACGATGCAAGACGAAGTCTTGTCAACGCATATCGAGCTTTTCAGCAGCCCCAAGGTCCTTCAGCAAGCGATCGATCGGGCGAATTTGAACCGTTCGGTTGGGCAGCTTCGCGGTGGTCTGTCGATCAGCAAGGGAGGCCAGGGGGCAGGCGCGAGTGCCAGTATTTTGAGGGCGACGTATCGAGACGGTGATCCAGAAACCGCAGCCAAGGTGCTGCAAGCCGTTTTTGATTCGTATCAGCTTTACGTCGATGGTCAGTCGCACGACGTGGGAGCCGAGGCAGTCGAGTTGATCGCAAAGGCTCAAGTCCAAAACGAGATTGCACTTCAGGAAGCCGATCAGGCGTACCGCGACTTCGTGGCATCGGTGCCCGCGTTGCTAAACGTCAGCGGCAGCGGCGTGGGGAACCTGGAGGATATTCACCGGACCCGGCTCAAGAGTATTGAAGGCGAGCTTGCGAGCGTGCGGACGGCTCTCGCCTCGGCCCGTTCGCGAAGGCTGGTCATCGCCGACGCGGTCAAGGGCAAGAGGCCGGAGGACTTGACCGATGCCGAAGTGATGACGCTGTTGACCGAAGATGACATGGCTCGGCTGCAAACGCTGGTCAGTATCGCAAAAGAGAGGAAAGCGAAAGACGATGGTCTGGACATCGCTCGGATCGTGGCGAACACGTCCAGTACATCAAAAGTCAATCGATTGATGGGGTTGCTCAGTCAGCGACAGGTCATGCGCGCCACCTATGGTGCCGGGCACCCCAGTGTGGTCGCACTCGATACCGAAATCGCCAGCATCCAAAAATTCGCTCCGCAGGAAGGCGATGAACCGTCTGAGGAAAAGGAAAGTGATTTCGATGTCCCGCCTGCCGAAATCCTGGCCGCCTACTATGCCGTGCTCAAAAGTGACATCAACGAGTTTGCCAAACGTGAAACCGAGTTGCTCGCCCTCTCGGAGCAGGAGTCCAAGCTGGCCAAAGAAGTTGAGTTGAGTTTTCTCAAGGGGACGGCGCTCAAGGCGAACCTCGACCGGGCGCAGGCTCGTTACGACGAAGTGTTCAAGCGTCTGCAAGAATTGAATCTCACCAACGACTACTCCGGCTTTTCGACCGACTTGCTGGTGATGCCTGTTCCGGCCAGTCTGCCGGTTTGGCCGGCAAAGTCAAAGATCGCCATGATGGGGATCATGGGCGGAATCATGTTGGGGCTGGGTTTGGCAATGCTGGCCGAGTTGGCCGACCGCACGTTCCGAAATCCCGAGGAAGTGGAAAGCGTGGTCGGCGCACCGATCTTGGCCCACATGCCGATGCTTCGCGAATCAAAGCTTCAGAAACAGGCGATCAAAGATTCCGCCATTTCACCGATGATCGCGGCGTTCCACGTTCCCCGGGCGACTGATTCTGAAACATTTCGCGTCGTTCGAACGTCGGTTCTGTTCTTGGCAAAGAAGCAATCGAAGCAAGTGTTCTTGCTGACCAGTCCCAGTCCCTCCGACGGCAAGTCGACGACGATCGCCAACCTGGCGGTCTCGATGGCCCAGGCCGGCAAGCGGGTGTTGTTGGTCGATGCGGACTTGCGGCGGCCGACGGTCGCAAAAAACTTTGGCATTGAACGTTCGCCCGGTCTTTCTGATTACTTGAATCACGTCGTCTGTTTTTCGGAAAGTCTGCACGAATGCGAGCAAATCAATCTGACGCTGTGTCCGGCCGGTTCGCGGACTTCGGCCCCGTCGGAGTTGCTGGAGTCGGAGTCTTTCGGGGAATTCATCGCGGAGGCCCGGCAGTCCTTTGACATGATTTTCATTGATTCCCCGCCCCTGTTGGCGGTGACCGATCCGGCGATCATCACACTGCATGTCGACAGCTGTCTGCTGGCCGTGCGGATCGAAAAAAACAACCGAACGCTCGTCGAGCGGGCCACGGAAATCCTTCGCGATCAATGTGTGCCGATCGATGGTGTGATCGTCAACGGTCGTGATTCACGTCGTCGCGGCTATGGATACAGCAGCTACAACTACTACGGAAAAGGCCAGTATGGCTACGTCGACGGTTACCGGCGGTACTACGAATCTGACGAAGAAGAGGCTGTGATCTCCAACGGGCGTTCGCGAAAGCGGGTCAATGGAGAAGCGGTCAAAATGAATGGACGCGGTGCCAGCGATCGTTTGATCACGGGCAAGCGTTGA
- a CDS encoding ABC transporter permease subunit/CPBP intramembrane protease, translating into MSNDPQDRRPQDRSLQDRSAATAQRRPRRQSHQPGNRLVRMCQKELRETMRDRRTIITLVMMPLLVYPLLSMALNRFLVSSTAGTSEQTPYTIGVETDDEGNLLLAWLEDPMSQPPAAILKASKGKLATFRVVNTTSVGLNPKQALQEKKIDLAARIEAGNPPRLRLTAFNGDPPSQGAQRILTERLHWLRLARAETLAQSQLSDYTPPTEVSVENVGVAEKPSMLGTIVPLVLVLMTITGAVYPAIDLTAGERERGTMESLMASPVPRSYILFSKYVAVVVVALLTAMANLLAMFTTLWAGRLLPLLTGGEDAFPWLAVLQILGLLVLFSGFFAAVLLSLTSFARSFKEAQAYLIPVMLLSLTPGMLSLMPGVTLKGPLAIAPLINIVLLAREVLQGTAQAAPAVITVLSTIGYAVAAIAIASKLFGSDAVSRTSGQSFGAMLKRPTRPTPTPSPQAAAMTLALLVPIYYLVSNVLIRIVPELSITTVLMLNAIALILTFGLIPFVSVVLARCNFSTSYQLAMPSPLALLGALLVGLGAWGFAHESFVIAKQMGIGGLDVDRIEKTRQTVEALKVAPAWLLVGTLALAPAVIEELCFRGFLFTALRKVLSPARVIVTTAVIFGLFHVVTGNMLLIERFVPTTLLGLILGWIAYRTQSVWPGVLMHFTHNALLNLATKYQDKIAFLGEGFENQMHLPATWMVVLTTTTLIGLGILWFSSPKSPVAKPNLATTPA; encoded by the coding sequence GTGTCGAACGACCCCCAAGATCGCCGCCCCCAGGATCGCAGCCTCCAGGATCGCAGCGCCGCGACGGCGCAGCGCCGCCCACGCCGGCAGAGTCATCAGCCCGGCAATCGGCTCGTCCGGATGTGCCAGAAAGAGCTCCGCGAGACGATGCGTGACCGCCGAACGATCATCACGCTGGTGATGATGCCCCTGCTGGTCTATCCGCTGCTGAGCATGGCGCTGAATCGTTTTTTGGTTTCGTCCACGGCGGGAACGTCCGAGCAGACGCCGTACACGATCGGCGTCGAAACCGACGACGAAGGCAACCTGTTGCTGGCGTGGCTGGAAGACCCGATGAGCCAGCCACCCGCGGCGATCCTGAAGGCCAGCAAGGGGAAACTCGCCACGTTTCGTGTCGTCAACACCACGTCCGTCGGACTCAATCCCAAGCAAGCCCTCCAAGAGAAAAAGATCGATTTGGCAGCCCGCATCGAAGCGGGGAATCCGCCACGATTGCGATTGACGGCGTTCAACGGTGATCCGCCCAGCCAGGGCGCCCAACGGATTTTGACCGAACGGCTGCATTGGTTGCGTTTGGCGCGTGCCGAAACGCTCGCCCAGTCACAATTGAGTGATTACACGCCGCCGACGGAGGTCTCCGTGGAGAACGTCGGGGTCGCCGAAAAGCCGTCGATGCTGGGCACAATCGTACCGCTCGTGTTGGTGTTGATGACGATCACCGGTGCGGTTTACCCGGCGATCGATTTGACCGCCGGCGAGCGAGAACGGGGCACGATGGAGTCGCTGATGGCATCGCCGGTGCCCCGCTCGTACATCTTGTTCTCAAAATACGTTGCCGTCGTCGTCGTCGCCTTGCTCACCGCGATGGCGAACCTGTTGGCGATGTTCACGACGCTGTGGGCAGGCCGGCTGCTACCACTGTTGACCGGTGGGGAAGACGCGTTTCCGTGGTTGGCCGTGCTGCAAATCCTCGGGCTGTTGGTGCTCTTCAGCGGCTTCTTTGCAGCCGTGCTGCTGTCGCTGACCAGCTTCGCGCGCTCGTTCAAAGAAGCCCAGGCCTATTTGATTCCCGTCATGCTGCTGTCGTTGACTCCGGGGATGTTGTCGCTGATGCCCGGGGTGACCTTGAAGGGGCCCTTGGCGATTGCCCCGTTGATCAACATCGTCTTGCTGGCACGTGAGGTGTTGCAGGGGACGGCGCAAGCGGCGCCCGCGGTGATCACGGTCCTCAGTACAATCGGATATGCCGTGGCCGCGATCGCCATCGCATCGAAGTTGTTCGGCAGCGATGCGGTCAGCCGTACCAGCGGGCAATCGTTCGGCGCCATGTTGAAACGACCGACGCGCCCGACGCCGACGCCGTCACCCCAAGCCGCCGCGATGACGCTGGCGTTGTTGGTTCCGATCTATTATCTGGTCAGCAACGTGCTGATCCGGATCGTGCCCGAGCTGTCCATCACCACGGTGCTGATGCTCAACGCCATCGCGCTGATTTTGACCTTCGGCCTGATCCCGTTTGTCTCGGTCGTGTTGGCACGCTGCAATTTCTCGACGAGCTATCAATTGGCGATGCCGTCACCGCTGGCACTGCTGGGGGCGCTGCTGGTCGGGTTGGGAGCTTGGGGGTTTGCGCACGAGTCGTTTGTGATTGCCAAGCAGATGGGAATCGGCGGGCTGGATGTGGATCGGATCGAAAAGACACGGCAAACCGTCGAAGCACTGAAAGTCGCTCCGGCGTGGTTGCTGGTGGGGACCCTGGCGCTGGCACCTGCGGTGATCGAAGAATTGTGCTTTCGCGGATTTTTGTTCACGGCACTTCGCAAGGTCCTCTCGCCGGCTCGGGTGATCGTGACCACCGCCGTCATTTTTGGACTGTTCCACGTCGTGACCGGCAACATGTTGCTGATCGAGCGATTTGTGCCGACGACGCTGCTGGGGCTGATCCTCGGCTGGATCGCCTATCGCACCCAAAGCGTTTGGCCCGGTGTGCTGATGCATTTCACCCACAACGCCCTATTGAATCTGGCCACGAAGTACCAGGACAAGATCGCGTTTCTCGGCGAAGGGTTCGAGAACCAAATGCATCTGCCGGCGACCTGGATGGTCGTTTTGACCACCACGACGTTGATCGGGTTGGGCATCCTGTGGTTTTCGAGCCCCAAGTCGCCGGTCGCCAAGCCGAATCTGGCAACCACCCCCGCCTGA
- the dnaX gene encoding DNA polymerase III subunit gamma/tau: MSDDPPVPANDSSYVVVARRYRPRNFEELVGQEHVGRALTNAIETGRVGHAYLFTGARGVGKTSTARIFAKALNNPGGPSATFDNNDDVAQAIDSGEDIDVIEIDGASNRGIDEIRSLRANVGVRPSRSRYKIYIIDEVHMLTQAAFNALLKTLEEPPEHVKFIFCTTDPEKMPITVLSRCQRFDFAPVEVSKIVKRLQEIVAAENAEADEAALELVARRAAGSMRDSQSLLEQVLSFSDGHLTADQVHSMLGTADDERLHRLAQAMCERDAADALAQLDAAVDAGVDAGRIAEQLLGYFRDLMAVTVGCDATLQRHTAASMHGELKKLGDAWGLQTVLAVVALIDQTLVRIRHSVYGRVLLESTVIQICNLPDLQAIADLAAAAGSGKPLPPAQAAPQKKKLAADPAPPIAGQPATPTSSSPAPAEPLAPVAAAPVSAAPATSPTQPEPPEPATSSPATSTPATNSPAPAGPADASGSPPSPKMRLSASNVQAVLAQALQGVQPMTASIASMAEAQLEGSSKINLVFPAESSMSMKRMDLPEHRGPVSEALAEIVGHPVTLQLVAGAASPGRPQAPKPAPKATAKERMERMREIESHPWIQACVQTFQAEIVKIDPKQ; encoded by the coding sequence ATGTCCGACGACCCTCCTGTACCCGCAAACGATTCCTCCTACGTCGTTGTCGCTCGCCGCTATCGTCCCCGCAATTTCGAAGAATTGGTCGGCCAGGAGCACGTCGGTCGGGCGCTGACCAATGCGATCGAAACCGGGCGGGTCGGTCATGCCTACCTGTTCACCGGGGCTCGGGGGGTCGGGAAAACCAGCACGGCGCGGATTTTTGCCAAGGCGCTCAACAACCCCGGCGGGCCCAGCGCGACGTTTGACAACAATGACGATGTCGCCCAGGCGATCGATTCGGGCGAAGACATCGATGTGATCGAAATCGACGGAGCCAGCAATCGCGGGATCGACGAAATCCGCTCCCTGAGGGCCAACGTCGGCGTCCGGCCCAGCCGCTCGCGGTACAAAATTTACATCATCGACGAAGTCCACATGCTGACCCAGGCGGCGTTCAATGCGTTGCTGAAGACGCTGGAGGAACCGCCCGAGCATGTGAAGTTCATCTTCTGCACCACCGACCCGGAGAAGATGCCGATCACGGTCTTGAGTCGGTGTCAACGCTTCGATTTTGCGCCGGTCGAAGTTTCCAAAATCGTCAAACGGCTACAGGAGATCGTGGCCGCGGAAAATGCCGAGGCCGACGAGGCGGCCCTCGAGCTGGTCGCACGCCGGGCCGCCGGTTCGATGCGGGATAGCCAATCGTTGCTCGAGCAAGTGCTCAGTTTTAGTGACGGGCATTTGACGGCCGATCAAGTTCACTCGATGCTCGGGACCGCCGATGATGAACGGCTGCACAGGCTAGCCCAAGCGATGTGCGAGCGCGATGCCGCCGACGCGCTCGCTCAATTGGACGCGGCAGTCGATGCCGGTGTCGACGCCGGGCGGATCGCCGAACAACTGTTGGGGTACTTTCGCGACTTGATGGCCGTGACGGTCGGCTGCGACGCCACGCTGCAACGCCACACCGCTGCCTCCATGCACGGCGAGCTGAAAAAATTGGGGGACGCCTGGGGGCTGCAAACCGTCCTGGCCGTTGTCGCATTGATCGACCAGACGCTCGTTCGGATTCGGCACAGCGTCTACGGGCGGGTGTTACTCGAGTCGACCGTGATTCAGATCTGCAACTTGCCCGACTTGCAAGCGATAGCGGATTTGGCCGCCGCTGCTGGCAGCGGAAAACCGCTGCCCCCTGCCCAGGCGGCACCGCAAAAAAAAAAGCTAGCGGCTGATCCAGCGCCGCCAATCGCGGGGCAACCCGCCACGCCGACGTCTTCTTCGCCGGCACCCGCCGAGCCGCTGGCCCCCGTCGCGGCTGCTCCGGTTTCTGCTGCTCCGGCCACGTCACCGACCCAGCCTGAACCGCCCGAGCCGGCCACGAGTTCGCCAGCCACGAGTACGCCGGCCACCAATTCGCCGGCGCCTGCTGGACCCGCGGACGCGTCGGGCTCGCCGCCGTCGCCCAAGATGAGATTGTCGGCGTCGAACGTTCAAGCAGTCCTGGCGCAGGCGCTCCAGGGCGTTCAGCCGATGACCGCGTCGATCGCCTCGATGGCGGAGGCGCAATTGGAAGGCAGCTCCAAAATCAATTTGGTCTTTCCGGCCGAGTCATCGATGTCGATGAAGCGGATGGATTTGCCCGAGCATCGCGGGCCGGTGTCTGAGGCGCTGGCCGAAATCGTCGGCCATCCGGTCACCCTTCAATTGGTCGCCGGCGCCGCGTCGCCCGGGCGCCCCCAGGCCCCCAAGCCGGCGCCCAAGGCGACAGCCAAAGAGCGGATGGAACGGATGCGAGAGATTGAATCCCATCCCTGGATCCAAGCCTGCGTGCAAACCTTTCAAGCCGAGATCGTCAAGATCGATCCCAAGCAATGA